GTTTAGCATCTATTCCATCTTGCTCTTCCAGCAATATCTTTTTAAAATCTTCCGGCAAGTTATCTATTGGCAAGTAATACTGTTTTTCAATAGAAGCCTTTGCTAATTTCTCAATTTTCTGATAGTTTTCAGGAGTTGCTACATTTCTATATTTTTGTAAGGCAAAAATTAAAGCAGAACTTAATTTGGCAAAATATTTACCGGATTCATACTCTTCTCTGGCTAAACTGGCTATAGTTGTATCTCTTTTGTTAATGATTGCCCAATCGAAGCCATAATTAAATCCTTTAAATTTATAGTCATTATCGAGGTTTAATCCTATTTGTATCTGAAAATTTCTATAAAAGGTTTCTCGTTTACTTGCATAGTTATAGTCAATTAATAAAGTACTATCAACTTTTGATCTCAACGAAAAAATGTTTGCTTTAAATTGAAAAGATTTGTTTTCGCTTGTTAATCCTTTAAAAGAAGCCTGCATATAATCAGTCAATACATCTTTCCAGTTTCCCGATTTTGTTTCTTCAATCTTTTTATAAAAATCATCTGATTTTAAATCATTTTTAGTTAAGGCTCCATTCTGGGCACAAACCAATAATACATTAAAGAAAAACAGAACAATCCCTAATTTATGTATAAGTGTTTTCATGATTCCTTTTATTACTTTACTTTAAAATGATACGTCAATAAATACCCATTCCCTTTTCTATTGGCTGGATTTAAATCAGAGTCCTCACTAAGGACAATATCTCCATCAATTTTCACTCTTGTATTTCTATCTGCTGATAATGGATTCGACCCAATTATATAAAGATCATAATCTGCTCCCTCTTCTAATTCAAATTCTTCAGAAAAAGTTCCTTTTTCTGTTTGTTCAAAAAGTGGTTCTGTACTCCCTTTTTTAAAAATTTTATAGATAATTCCTAAAATTGAAGTGCCACCTGTTACTGTAATATTTAATGTTATAGTTTTCATGATATCAAGTTTTTTAAAGTTATTATTATTTATTTTCTGGGTGTAGGAGATAAAAGCCCGGCTAAAGCTCCTATGGCTCCAGATGAAATGGTAGCAAAAATAGTTACCAGCTGATTATCTTTGGGTTCTCCACCACTCCATGCAGAAATTAGAATAAGTCCTGCAATAATTCCAATAATTGCCAGACCAAGCATAATGACTATAATTCTATAGATCCAATAATCTGTACCTCTCCCATTCCGGATTTCCACATTTCTTAAGGCTTCTATGGGATTGGTTTTAAATTTCTCCTGAAGATCAGTGTTGTTTTTTAAAGCAGCTTCCAAATCTCCAATACTGTCGTTAATTAAAGTTTTCATGGCTGTTAATTTTATATATCAAATTTCCCTCTAAAAAACATACCTGTCAATTACACAAAAGGGTAATTTTTATACTATTATTTTAAAAACCAGGCAGGTTCCGGGGTTTTCAGATGAAATATGACATTCACCGGATAATTCATTCATTCTTCTTTTCATATTTCTGAGGCCATTTCCTTTTGGCAGGTCCTCCTGAATACCGATTCCGTTATCTGATATTTTCATAGAAAAGTTATTTTCTTTCTGTGAAAATGAAAGTTTCAATGTATCAGCATGGCTGTGTTTGTATACATTATTCACCGCTTCTTTTAAGCAGAGAAAAAGATTACGTCTCATTTCAGTAGAAACAGGAGTTTCCGCAGTGATATCTTCACATTCTGAAAGCAATATTATTTTTGTTTTCTTTAAAAAGTTTCCGGTATACAATATTGCATAATCAATAAAGCTTCCCAACGTATCATTTCCAGAATTCAAGCTCCAAAGCATTTCCCGCATAGAAATATTCATTTCTTCAGAGGTTTTCAAAAGTTCATCAATGTCGCTTTCCAAATCGTCATCTGTAGCTTTCTGTTTCAGAAATTCTGCCTGAAGTTTCAGGGCAGAGATTCCCGCCCCCAGATCGTCATGCATATCGTGGGAAATACGTTCGCGTTCCAGTTCGAGAACTTTTTGTTTTTCGAGTTCTTTCTGCAGGAGCTGGTTTTGGTGTTCGGCTTCTTTGAGCTGTTGTTCTTTCAGATATAAAAGCTGTTTTCGGTTGTACATTAATACGATGAAAATTGTAAAAGCAACCAAAAGCACCACTAAAAGTAATGCGATTAAAAAAATAAGTTTTATTTCTGAAGGTAAAGACTTCATTTTTTATTCATTGAGTTATATTTATGTAAAGCAATATAAAATAAACCACCGCATACAATATTGATTACATTTAATATTTGTTTCAGCAGTTTTAGAAATGGCTTATCAATTTCATTCAGCAGATACATGGGGATAATCCTGAAAAGAAAAAAACAACTCCATAAAAGTATCGAGGTTGAGATCCAAAAAACGGGATCGTCTGTAATTTTCGACTTATTAATATTATTTAATTTATAACTGCACCAATACAATACCTGTAATATATTGATAACACAATACGTAATAGCAATATTCAAATTATATTTATCAACATAAAAAAGTTCAATATTCAATATTGTTACTATTAAGACGATTGTAGATATTACAACAGCTATCTTCCTATTTTTAAAGTGTCGAAAATAAAAAATGATAAAATAGAAGCTATTGTAAAGATTCAAATAGTTATACTGAATTGATTTGGTTGAAATAATATTAATTTCTGAAAAAAAATCTACAACAAAATTTACGATGAGATATAACAAAAAATAGTCTTGAGAGGATATTTTTTTTCCTCTCAAAACTATGATTCCTTTTATCAACACCATAAAAGAAATGATATAGTAGGCTGTAATAAGCATTTTATGGCTCTAAACTTCCCTGATCATAATATGGGAAATCTGCACTAAGTAATTGTTTATTATTATCTGAAGGCATAGTTGCCAAATATATTGACTGTTTTCCTGCTCCAAAACTTACTGTCTTTTTTCTTCCAATGCATGGTATAAAGTCAAGTCTGGAAATACTTTTTTTAAGACATCCTTCCAGGTACATATGCATTCTATCAATATATTGTTTTACGAGAATCAACTCATAGCGTATAGAATTTGCTACATAAGCGTCGTTGGATGCATTAGTGAGTGTTCTCCCTAAATTCGTACTGTCAAATCTTCCTAATTGGGATGCATCTACCTCATAAAATCTATCCAGGTTAAAAACAAAATAATGTTTATCCAACTTAGTTGTATCTGATGCCTCATGGAAGGAAAGGCTTGCATATAAGTATCCTTCTATACTTTTTAGTGCTAATTGATTTTCAGGCATCATCCTAGAAAATTCACTAATTGTAGTATTTGTAAGTTCTCTAAAAGATATTTTCATTATTGTATACCCCTCATTCAAATGGTCCCTAACAAGGGTTTCAAATAATTGAAAATCTATGTACAATTCCTGGCTAATATCAGGAGCCCTCTGCTCAAACAACGCTCTATTTTTTAAGAATTCATCATCGCCTATAGGATGGGTTACGAAAAAGTCCACCCCATTCTTTGTAATATAATCCTTTATCCATTGCTCACGTTCCGTAAACTCCTTCATTTCATAGAAGTCTTTAATCGTTCCTTCCTTTTGCATCGCAATAATAGCAGCCTCCAGAGCACATTTAAAATCATGCAATTCTTTTTCCATTGTTTCTTAGTTTTTTGATTGGTTTAATTTATTAATAGCCTCCACTTTATTGTTGACGTGAAGTTTTCTGTAGATACTTCCGACGTGTTTTTTTACCGTATCAATGCTGATGCATTTTCTATCAGCAATTTCTTTGTAAAGGAGTCCTTCTGAAAGAAGTTCGAGAATTTCCTTTTCACGCTCAGTAAGCTCATCAAAACCTTTAATTTCCGGAAGTTTTCTTTCAAAATGTTTGAGCACTCTTCGGGCAATGGAAAAACTCATTGGAGCTCCGCCCTGGTATACATCGCGGATAGAAGAGAGAATTTTGTCCATACTTTCTCCTTTTACAAGATAGCCCATAGCGCCGGCTTTTAAAGAATTAAAGATTTTTTCATCATCATCAAAACTGGTACACATGATAAATTGTGTATCGGGCATCTCTTTTCGCAGCTTTTCTATGATTTCGATTCCGAGCATATCCTGCAGCTGGATATCCATCATCACAACATCCGGCGAAATGGCGGGGAGATTTTGCATAGCATCATTTCCGTCAAAGAACTGAGCAATTACCTTCATATCCTGTTGATAATTGATGACTTTCTTCAACGCGTTGTTGTAGTTTTTTTCATCTTCTACTATGGCAATGGAAATGCTCATGACTTTGTTTGTTTGTAGCAAATTTCAACAGAAAACAAATGGAAATCAATTACACCTTTGGGTAATATTAATCTTTGAGTTTGCAATGATGATTTCAGTCTTTAGTTTTTAATAAATTTAATCAATTTTTCATTTAAAAACAACATAAAGTTAATTATTAATAATAAATTAAAACAAAAAGAAAACAATTCAAATAAATAATTTAAAATTAATTATCATTTCACAATATAATCAAGAATAGGATAATCAATACTGCTTATTGTATTATGAAATTCTATTTGTTCAAATATTTGAATCAGATTTTTTCCTTTCTTCAGCCATACTCCAGGAATGTAAAGGGTTTGTTGGGGCCCAGCAGTACTCCAGTATCTGCCTGCATTTCTTCCATTGATGAAAACAATTCCTTTTCCAAATTTCCTCATATCAAGAAAAGTATCTCCCGTTTCATCAAGTGTAAATTCTGCTTCCTGAATTACGGGTGAATGATCTTCAATTTTTTTATTTTTAAAAGTATGTTCAGGAAATGTATTAAATGGTAAAGGAAGCATTTCCCAGTTTCCATAGATCTCAACCCCATCAATTTTCACAGGACTGATAATCCCTTTTAGGTTATGAACAATCTCTGCCCCGTAATTGATTCTGCCCATATTTTCAACCAGAATTTCCAACTGATCTCCGGATTTGATTTCAATATCCAGATCATACTTTTTGTTTACCCTGTTCAACTCTCCTTTCCATTTCCCATTGATGTAGATGTTTGCATAATCACGTAATCCTTTTATCTCAAGTTTTCCCTTCTGATCTTTTTCGAAATTTCTTCTGTAGAGAATATATCCGCTGCCAATATTCAGATCTTCAAAGGTGAGTGGCTGGTCACTGATAATTGGTTTTTGCCGATCAGTAAAATCAAAAAGACTATTTACTTTTGAAAATTTAATGGTGGGAATTGTGATGACTTTCATCGGCCTGGGAACATCAGGAAGTCTGCTTTTGTTTATTTTTTGAAAAACTTCTCTCAGTGCATTATATTTGGGGGTAGCCCATCCTGCTTCACTGATAGGAGCATCATAGTCATAGCTAGTAAGATCCGGTTGTATGTCATGGTCTTTATCATAATTGGCACCGCTTGTAAAACCGAAGTTGGTTCCACCATGAATCATGTAATAATTAAATGAGACTCCATTTTCCAGATAGAGTTTTGTCTGCTTTACCACCTCTTCTGTAGAAACTTTCACAAAAGGTTCTGCCCAATGATCCAGCCATCCCGGATAGTATTCAGCAACCATATAAGGACCCTTGCCTCCATTATATTCATTGATACTTTTCTTTAGAATATCAATGTCACTTTCTCCATTTGCTGTGGGTAAGGCACCTTCAATAGAGCCTCCTTTAAAAAGTGAACT
This genomic window from Chryseobacterium viscerum contains:
- a CDS encoding sensor histidine kinase is translated as MKSLPSEIKLIFLIALLLVVLLVAFTIFIVLMYNRKQLLYLKEQQLKEAEHQNQLLQKELEKQKVLELERERISHDMHDDLGAGISALKLQAEFLKQKATDDDLESDIDELLKTSEEMNISMREMLWSLNSGNDTLGSFIDYAILYTGNFLKKTKIILLSECEDITAETPVSTEMRRNLFLCLKEAVNNVYKHSHADTLKLSFSQKENNFSMKISDNGIGIQEDLPKGNGLRNMKRRMNELSGECHISSENPGTCLVFKIIV
- a CDS encoding response regulator, with the protein product MSISIAIVEDEKNYNNALKKVINYQQDMKVIAQFFDGNDAMQNLPAISPDVVMMDIQLQDMLGIEIIEKLRKEMPDTQFIMCTSFDDDEKIFNSLKAGAMGYLVKGESMDKILSSIRDVYQGGAPMSFSIARRVLKHFERKLPEIKGFDELTEREKEILELLSEGLLYKEIADRKCISIDTVKKHVGSIYRKLHVNNKVEAINKLNQSKN
- a CDS encoding glycoside hydrolase family 35 protein; amino-acid sequence: MRNFSRYLCIILLFFSLNTMFSQKGKFEIKDGSFFLNAKPFTVYSGEMHYPRVPSEYWKHRLEMMKAMGLNTVTTYVFWNYHEESPGKWNFSGEKNLQKFIKTAQEVGLYVIIRPGPYVCAEWEFGGYPWWLQKNKDLEIRRDNQAFLDECRKYINQLAKQIVPLQINNGGPVIMVQAENEFGSYVAQRKDIPLEEHRKYSHKIKEMLLKSGISVPLFTSDGSSLFKGGSIEGALPTANGESDIDILKKSINEYNGGKGPYMVAEYYPGWLDHWAEPFVKVSTEEVVKQTKLYLENGVSFNYYMIHGGTNFGFTSGANYDKDHDIQPDLTSYDYDAPISEAGWATPKYNALREVFQKINKSRLPDVPRPMKVITIPTIKFSKVNSLFDFTDRQKPIISDQPLTFEDLNIGSGYILYRRNFEKDQKGKLEIKGLRDYANIYINGKWKGELNRVNKKYDLDIEIKSGDQLEILVENMGRINYGAEIVHNLKGIISPVKIDGVEIYGNWEMLPLPFNTFPEHTFKNKKIEDHSPVIQEAEFTLDETGDTFLDMRKFGKGIVFINGRNAGRYWSTAGPQQTLYIPGVWLKKGKNLIQIFEQIEFHNTISSIDYPILDYIVK